Genomic window (Neurospora crassa OR74A linkage group VI, whole genome shotgun sequence):
CGAGAGACTAACTACAGACACCATGTAGGGCCGACCGTAAATGGCTGACGCTCACCAATGCGCTGTCTGGCCTCTTCTGTGCTTCTCTCAACTTCATCGATAGCACCCGAACTACCCGTCCCGTCATGTCCTTCCAGCCCGAGGGCAACCACATCGACGCGAACGCGACGAACATGCACCTACTTTACGGCGTGCTACCCCACGAAGTTGTCTGTACCGAGAACTTGACACCCTTTCTTAAGCTTCTTCCATGCAAGGGCAAGGCTGGTATTGCGTCGTTGCTTGACGGACATAAGCTCTTCGACTCCTCATGGCAGACAATGGCGATCGATATCCGGCCCGTGTGCCCGGAGGATGGCGAGTGTGTGTTGCAGATCGAGCAAAGCATTGACATGGTATTGGACATTGATCGATCCAAGAGACCCAGGGGTATGTGTACTAATGATTGAACGACGTGGTTAAAGACTACAACTGACGAAACCGGCTTAGATAACCCGATTCCCAGGCCCCCTCCGGCCCACGAGATGAAGTGCAATACCTCGAAGCCGTACCACGCCCACGATACTTGCTTCCCCACCGATTCAGCCGCCAACCAGGACTGGTCGCTATCCCAAATCTTCGGCAAGCCTATCAAGGGAACCTGCCCTCTGACCGACCCTAACGTGTCTCCTGTCTGCATCCAAGTTCCCGATTCGCGTATTGTCTTCGCCTCCGAGGGCGctgttgagaagaagaaccccGATCAGACTTCACGCTGCTTTGACTTCCCCGCCGAGAACGACTTCGAGATCTTCCTCCCTGCCcccgaggccgaggacggATCAGTAGTAATCGAACACGTCGTCAAGCCCGAAACGCCCCTCCTCTACGCCGAACGCAGTTTCACCGGCCACGGCCAAGAGCGCGGCGGCGTCCAGACCATTCTGCGCAACCCCAGCCCCGACCAGGAAGTCGAGTTCATCTACATGGAATCCCTTCCCTGGTTCATGCGCATCTACTTGCACACCATCTCGGCCCGCGTCGACGGACAGCCCGGCAAGGCCGATTCCCTGATCCAGGAAGTCTACTACCGCCCCGCCGTCGACCGCGCACGCGGAACCCAACTCGAAGTCCGCATGACCGTCCCGCCCGCTTCTACCGTTTTTCTCACCTACGACTTTGAGAAGTCCATCCTGCGGTATACCGAGTACCCTCCGGACGCGAATCGCGGGTTTGATGTGGCCGCCGCTGTCATTACCATCTTGAACAGGGACAACAAGAGCGGTGGGAATGGAAGAAATTCGCGGTTTGCGGCATATAATCTGAGAACGACCACATTGCTTTGCAACCTCCCGACGCCCGACTTCAGCATGCCGTACAatgtcatcatcttcacgTCAACGGCTATTGCCTTGGCGTTTGGCGGCATGTTTAACATACTGGTGAGGAGGTTCGTGGCGGCGAATGAGGGCCCGGAGAGCGGGTTGAAGAAGGGGGTAAATAAGTTGAAGGCGAAGGTGGCAGGCTTTctgaagaagggaaagaaggagagtgctcctgctgttgctgcggaggaggagaagaagatggagtgAAAACACAACGGAACGGTCCATCGTTGTGTTTAGACACCGGGTGCCAGGTCATATAGTACAAATAAAATTGTAAGAACCACTTTCACACTCTGAACTagcactacctctactgcccCTTAAACCCCGGGAAAAACCCCCTCGGTACCTCCCACCCAGCATCAACCTCGTCTTTCATCGTCTTCACAGTCCTCTCCACCATATCCGGTCCATACTCAAGTTCAACCACTTCCTTCATATTTTCTGCATTTTCGCGTCAGCAGTCAGTTTGTCCCCTTTTACTTCCTTAACCCCTATGGCCTAAAATTAAGAAGCGGAAAAAAGACTTACTAGGCACTCCCGCGTCccatccctcctcctttagATACACCTCCAACTCCCGCGGCGCCTCCTCGTCAAAGCCAACGTTGCTCATCACCTGGATAGCTGAAGCCCGGTTGCGCCGGATCTTTTCGTAGACTTGAAGTCGCCGCTCGAGTTCCTCGGGGGAAGAAGCGCTGGATAAGTCCCCCAGGCAGAGGCCGAGGACGAGACCGTCTTCGATTGCTTGGGCACCTCCTTGGCCGtggtctttttttatttttttttatttttttttctgtgaTTAGTGTAGTAGACCAGGAAGGAAAGATGTATGATGGAAGGGTAGGTAACTTACGAGGTAACATAGGATGAGCAGCGTCCCCGACAAGAACCAACCGGTCTTTGTGCCAGGTTGGGATGGGAGGGCGGTAGAGGAGGGGCCAGCGTTTGAGGTCTGTTGCTTTGCTTTTTGATTTTTCTCGTTAGCACACCGATGATGGGTTAACATCAAGTCCTTCCATGAGGTGTTATTCATTGTGGAAGACGAGCGGATGGAGGGGGGAACCACATAGAACGGATAGGGAGATAATGAAGACGTACTTGATCACGGATAGGATGCCGGGGTGGAAATCGGACAGTTTGGAAAGGACTTCGGACTTGGAGACAGGGGCGTGCCAGTCTTGGGGAGAAGATTTGAATGTCAGTGAACCAGCGAGCATGATATTTGGGAAGGGGGGTGGGTGAGAGTGTCTCTCTGGGTACTGACCTTCCCGCTTCGCAGTATTTGTCTCATCCCGGAGCATGACGACGAAGTTGAACACTTCACCACTGCTTAATCGTCAGCCTTTTttctcccccttttctcccATGAATCGTTTTGACCAATCTCTCCATCTTATCACCTCAAAGTCATCGCACTCACCCTCGACACCGATAAGCAatcaccctcttcctccccttcacaTCCGGCCACAGCCTGCAAACCTTGGCCTCTTTCCGATCCTCATCCAAGAAAAACTTTGTGTCTGGATCATCAGCAATTTCCGCCGTCGGAATCAGAAACCGGTAGCAGGTATTTAGCTTCGGATCAGGAAGCATCTGAGGCTGGTTCGGGTGTCCGAGGACGTATTCAGGTGCGCGAGAGTGCACCCCGTCGGCGGCAATGATGAGGTCTGCTATTAGAACGGTGTTGTCGGAGAGGGTCACTGAGGGTACTGAGGGGTCCTGGATTTCGGTTCAGCAATTAGTCTCTTGTCTTTCGAGGACGTTGATGGTCATCtgcttggtggtggaggaagtACTCACAAACGCAACAACCTCTTTCCCGCCTTCAATCCTCACCCACCCCTTTCTCCCCTTTCTCCCCTTTTTCTCTACCCCATTtacttcctccttttcattcccatcatcatcatcaccaacctcatcgatctcgtcgtcgtcatcatcatcatcatcatcatcatcatcatccatatccaccaccaaccccaacaaccccCCATGCAAATCAACCCGATGCGCATACCACAGTGCTCCCCCCCTCCAAACCTCTTCATTCCTACTATGATCCAACCCTTGTCCCATTTGCTCCATCGTCTGCGGATTGACGACCAACATCCCCTCGCTCTTTACAAACTTTTGTTTCAGTGGGTCTAGGCCCCATCCGCGCCCGGGCTGGGGGTGGCAGAGGAAGCGAGAGACGTTGGGGGGAACGTTGATTGCCGCGCCTACTTCGTGAGATGATGTGTATGACttgctgctgatggtggaggaggaagaagcagagtAGAGGTAATGGGAGGATCGCTCGAGGATGGTTATCCGGTGAAAAGGGTTCGCGCGCCGGAGGGACAGAGCGGTGGAGAGGCCGGAGAGGCCGGCGCCTGTTACTATTATGtccatcttttctttttgttttcctttCGATGAAATGAGTTGGATCACCTTGTTGGGGTGGTGGAATATTTTGATGGGAATGGACGAGATGGGTAGAGAGTTGAGGGTGCTTTTTGGTTGTAGGAAGTCTTGCTGTAGTTTGAGATACCTTTCCTTGTAGGACAAAGACGGTAGAGGAAGAATGGAAAGTAAGAATGACTGCTAGATATGACGAGAGTACGAGGGCATGTATGGCATAACAATACCCTGACGTATGGTAGCCGAGCTGAAAGGAAGGTGCGGTTCATTGTTATGGCTCGGAACGAAAAACATAATATACTACGGGCAGATACTGAGCTGCAGTGACACCTCAGGCTCACTGAGTGACAGAGGAAGGGTTCTGGATCAAGCCGGAGGAAGGTCGGGCGCTACAATTTTTGGATATATCGACCATCAAACGACTGTAATTGTATCTCCAAACTGGTTTGCTGGATGAGTTGTTGTGTTCCCTTGGTAGttggtagtaataatagggtcTTTAGTCGTACCTGCTTTTGCATTTCCTTGAGGCCTCACCACCCCGTTTCTCGACCAGTAGTACTGGGTGATAGATTCATTGGGGGAAAAGATAGAGTAGAGAACATTGCAGTCCATGGTTTGCATCCGTGACACAGGTGTGTGCGAAGGGTAGCACCACCCGTATAGCAACCACCTACCAGAGAATTACGAACTCTTGCCGAAACCAACCACTATTTTAACATGGCACGGCCTATCACATCAAGTTCAATCCCCAAAGAAAGGCACATAATGATACACCGTGTCTGGAACCCTGCACCATCcccagaaaaaaagacatggAGATACACAACGGGATATCAATTCAAAGAGTTCTATATAAACCACTCGTAAGCCCTTCTCTTGGACAGCCAACTCTCCTCTTTCATGGTTTCAACGCCGCGGCCGGCCCTCTAAGCCGAGGCAAATTTAGCGAGATACTCCTCATgaagcttcttctgcttctcccactccttcttgagcttcttgaccTGGCTCTTGGGCACTTCGTTGCCATCCGCCAGCTTGGTGGGCAAGCCATCGGCGTCGAATTCGGTGTACTTGGCGTCACTCTTGAACATATCCTGGGGAGAAAGCTTGGCCTTTTCCCACTTTTCTTGCTCGGCCTTTTCCTTTGCTTTGCGGGCTGTTTTAGAGAGTGTCAGTTAGTGTCATGATTCTAACGTGGTGGAAATAGgtaaaaggaaattaaaacaacttaccctcctccttctgtcTGGCCTTCTCAGCCAGCAACGCAGCCTTCTCCTCACGCGCCTGAATCAACTTGGAAGCCGGCACGAACTTGACCAGACTAGGTCCATCAACGCGATCATCGAGCTGCACACCAAGATCGGTAAGGTCGTAGTCACGAATACGGTCGCTGAGCGCAAGGATTGCTTGCTTGACCTTGGGATCGAGAGCAACTCCGGAAGAAATGGTAGCGCGCAACTCATCGCGCAGCCTGGAGGTAGCGCGGATGAAAGGCAGCGCCAGCTTTTCGGCGTCCTTCTCGCCGCTCTTCTCGAGCTCGGCGAACTCGCCGTCGGGGTTCTGCTGCTCGAGGAGGGACTTGATGGAATCGTTACCAGAAAGGTCGAGCGCGGCAACCTCCTGCTTGACCTGGTTAAAGACGGCGGCGTAGGGCTTGACAGCGGTCTGGGGATCGACGTTGGCCTTGTTAGAGGCAGTGGCGGAGGACCAGCCCAGACCATCGTATGGAGGCTGGGCGCTGGCGTCAAGACCGAACACGCCGACGATCTTGGTCACCCAGCGAGCAACGGACTCGAGCGCTTGGACGTTGGGGTTGCTGGAGTTCATGTAGATGTTGGCGTTGCGGACCAGCTTGAGGAGGACCTGCATGGCGGTAGGGGTGTCGAAGGAGTTCCTCAGGGCGGCGTCGAGGTCCTTCTTGGCTTGCTCAAAATCCTCGAGCAGACCCCTGGCACCGGCGTCTTCCGAGAGGGAAAGATCCTTGATGCCGGACGAAGCGTCGACCTCGGACAAGCGAGCCTTGATGTTGGTGAAGAAGT
Coding sequences:
- the gpit-1 gene encoding GPI transamidase component GPI16, with translation MRPSFPSSFLLSLLSLLCFSPYTAIANASSSPADSISNSRSDYHEQLILRPLPLSTLLASFNFRSNTSLSAFEAHNFRFFPRSLGQILEHAGTRELHLRFSLGRWDAESWGARPWNGAREGGTGVEMWAWLEADTDEEADRKWLTLTNALSGLFCASLNFIDSTRTTRPVMSFQPEGNHIDANATNMHLLYGVLPHEVVCTENLTPFLKLLPCKGKAGIASLLDGHKLFDSSWQTMAIDIRPVCPEDGECVLQIEQSIDMVLDIDRSKRPRDNPIPRPPPAHEMKCNTSKPYHAHDTCFPTDSAANQDWSLSQIFGKPIKGTCPLTDPNVSPVCIQVPDSRIVFASEGAVEKKNPDQTSRCFDFPAENDFEIFLPAPEAEDGSVVIEHVVKPETPLLYAERSFTGHGQERGGVQTILRNPSPDQEVEFIYMESLPWFMRIYLHTISARVDGQPGKADSLIQEVYYRPAVDRARGTQLEVRMTVPPASTVFLTYDFEKSILRYTEYPPDANRGFDVAAAVITILNRDNKSGGNGRNSRFAAYNLRTTTLLCNLPTPDFSMPYNVIIFTSTAIALAFGGMFNILVRRFVAANEGPESGLKKGVNKLKAKVAGFLKKGKKESAPAVAAEEEKKME